A DNA window from Streptomyces asoensis contains the following coding sequences:
- the opcA gene encoding glucose-6-phosphate dehydrogenase assembly protein OpcA, translating to MKIDLTDTTASKINKALVHGRRAIGTPAVGMVLTMVIVTDEENAYDSIKAAEEASHEHPSRTLVVIKRHARSPRDRTNSHLDAEVRVGADAGTGETVVLRTYGEVSDHADSVVLPLLLPDAPVVVWWPVDAPENPAKDPLGALAQRRITDMYAVERPLAALAARVKSYAPGDTDLAWTRLTPWRSMLAAALDQAQVPITTAAVESEADNPSAELLARWLEARLDVTVDRVVTAGPVVTAVRLGTANGEIVIDRPEGPLATLTLPGQPSRTLALKVRATSELIAEELRRLDADEMYAVALRGEGTKETPSHV from the coding sequence ATGAAGATCGACCTGACCGACACCACGGCAAGCAAGATCAACAAGGCGTTGGTGCACGGTCGCCGCGCCATCGGCACACCGGCCGTGGGCATGGTCCTGACGATGGTGATCGTCACGGACGAGGAGAACGCCTACGACTCGATCAAGGCGGCCGAGGAGGCCTCGCACGAGCACCCCTCGCGCACCCTGGTCGTCATCAAGCGGCACGCCCGCAGCCCGCGCGACCGCACCAACTCCCACCTCGACGCCGAGGTACGGGTGGGCGCCGACGCGGGCACCGGCGAGACGGTCGTCCTGCGGACCTACGGCGAGGTGTCCGACCACGCCGACTCCGTCGTGCTGCCGCTGCTGCTCCCCGACGCCCCGGTGGTGGTCTGGTGGCCGGTGGACGCGCCGGAGAACCCCGCCAAGGACCCGCTGGGCGCCCTCGCGCAGCGCAGGATCACCGACATGTACGCCGTGGAGCGGCCGCTGGCGGCGCTCGCGGCCCGCGTGAAGTCGTACGCCCCCGGCGACACCGACCTCGCCTGGACCCGGCTCACCCCCTGGCGTTCGATGCTCGCGGCGGCCCTGGACCAGGCCCAGGTGCCCATCACCACGGCGGCCGTGGAGAGCGAGGCCGACAACCCCAGCGCCGAGCTGCTCGCGCGCTGGCTGGAGGCCCGGCTCGACGTCACGGTCGACCGGGTGGTCACGGCGGGACCGGTCGTCACGGCCGTCCGCCTCGGCACCGCGAACGGCGAGATCGTCATCGACCGCCCCGAGGGCCCGCTGGCCACGCTCACCCTGCCCGGCCAGCCCTCGCGCACCCTCGCGCTGAAGGTCCGCGCCACCTCCGAACTCATCGCCGAGGAGCTCAGGCGCCTCGACGCGGACGAGATGTACGCCGTCGCCCTGCGCGGCGAAGGCACCAAGGAGACCCCCTCCCATGTCTGA
- the pgi gene encoding glucose-6-phosphate isomerase: MSDTPRLDQRPEWTALKDHRARWTAHLRELFAEDPGRAERYVVRVGDLRIDYSKNLVTDETLALLRELAAATDVFGLRDAMFRGEKINVTEDRAVLHTALRAPADAVVEVDGENVVPEVHAVLERMSGFAGRVRSGEWTGHTGRRIRNVVNIGIGGSDLGPAMAYEALRAFTDRSLTFRFVSNVDGADLHEAVHGLDPAETLFVVASKTFTTIETITNATSARGWLLDGFGGDEKAVARHFVALSTNAEKVAGFGIDTANMFEFWDWVGGRYSFDSAIGLSLMIAIGPDRFRELLDGFHLVDEHFRTAPAEANAPLLLGLLGIWYGNFHDAQSHAVLPYSHYLSKFTAYLQQLDMESNGKSVDREGRQVDWQTGPVVWGTPGTNGQHAYYQLIHQGTKLIPADLIGFARPVDELSGELADQHDLLMANLFAQGQALAFGKTAEEVRAEGVPEEQVAPRTFRGNHPTTTILARELTPSVLGQLIALYEHKVFVQGAVWNIDSFDQWGVELGKVLAKRVEPALTEGTEVPGLDPSTAALVAAYRELRK; this comes from the coding sequence ATGTCTGACACCCCCCGGCTCGACCAGCGGCCCGAGTGGACCGCGCTGAAGGACCACCGCGCCCGGTGGACGGCACATCTGCGGGAGCTGTTCGCCGAGGACCCGGGCCGCGCGGAGCGGTACGTGGTGCGCGTCGGCGACCTGCGCATCGACTACTCCAAGAACCTGGTCACGGACGAGACCCTCGCCCTGCTGCGTGAACTGGCCGCCGCGACGGACGTCTTCGGTCTCCGGGACGCCATGTTCCGCGGTGAGAAGATCAACGTCACGGAGGACCGTGCGGTCCTGCACACCGCGCTGCGGGCGCCCGCGGACGCGGTGGTCGAGGTCGACGGGGAGAACGTGGTCCCCGAGGTGCACGCGGTCCTGGAGCGGATGTCCGGCTTCGCCGGGCGGGTGCGTTCGGGTGAGTGGACCGGTCACACGGGCCGCCGGATCCGCAATGTCGTCAACATCGGCATCGGCGGCTCGGACCTGGGCCCGGCCATGGCCTACGAGGCGCTGCGGGCCTTCACCGACCGCTCGCTGACCTTCCGGTTCGTCTCCAACGTCGACGGCGCCGACCTCCACGAGGCCGTCCATGGCCTGGACCCGGCCGAGACGCTGTTCGTCGTCGCGTCGAAGACGTTCACCACGATCGAGACGATCACCAACGCCACCTCGGCGCGCGGCTGGCTCCTCGACGGGTTCGGCGGCGACGAGAAGGCCGTCGCCCGGCACTTCGTCGCGCTGTCGACCAACGCCGAGAAGGTGGCCGGCTTCGGCATCGACACGGCCAACATGTTCGAGTTCTGGGACTGGGTCGGCGGCCGCTACTCCTTCGACTCGGCGATCGGCCTGTCGCTGATGATCGCCATCGGCCCCGACCGCTTCCGTGAACTCCTCGACGGCTTCCACCTCGTCGACGAGCACTTCCGCACCGCGCCCGCCGAAGCCAACGCCCCGCTCCTGCTGGGCCTGCTGGGCATCTGGTACGGCAACTTCCACGACGCCCAGTCGCACGCCGTGCTCCCCTACAGCCACTACCTCTCCAAGTTCACCGCCTACCTCCAGCAGCTCGACATGGAGTCCAACGGCAAGTCCGTGGACCGCGAGGGCCGCCAGGTCGACTGGCAGACCGGCCCCGTCGTCTGGGGCACCCCCGGCACCAACGGACAGCACGCCTACTACCAGTTGATCCACCAGGGCACGAAACTGATCCCCGCCGACCTGATCGGCTTCGCCCGCCCGGTCGACGAGCTCAGCGGTGAACTCGCCGACCAGCACGACCTGCTGATGGCCAACCTGTTCGCGCAGGGACAGGCCCTCGCCTTCGGCAAGACCGCCGAGGAGGTCCGGGCGGAGGGGGTACCGGAGGAGCAGGTGGCACCCCGCACCTTCCGGGGCAACCACCCGACCACCACGATCCTCGCCCGTGAGCTGACCCCCTCGGTGCTCGGCCAGCTCATCGCCCTCTACGAGCACAAGGTGTTCGTCCAGGGCGCGGTGTGGAACATCGACTCCTTCGACCAGTGGGGCGTGGAGCTCGGCAAGGTGCTCGCCAAGCGGGTCGAACCCGCCCTCACCGAAGGCACCGAGGTCCCCGGCCTCGACCCCTCCACCGCCGCACTCGTCGCCGCCTACCGCGAACTCAGGAAGTAG